A region from the Candidatus Gracilibacteria bacterium genome encodes:
- a CDS encoding tyrosine-type recombinase/integrase has product MESPTLESLLAQYVQYCLVIRNYAQETLKNYRNNCGWFLRESGAVYPLDLNKHIFEQWFYKGRLERKWSAATFRHYHKYLNTFMKWLIKEGHLDVNPLVDIEKPRMEQRLPKTLTKDEAQKILDAAYHIPYAYHFERYRNRALIGVMLLAGLRRGEALNLKLNDISLSERTLFVNQGKGSKDRMVPINGKLVTILDEYLKDRRRLKKKSPHLFTAVQKDQPLERRAIVNLISRLKEVTKLKFSAHTLRHAFARLMLEGGCDIYTLSKLMGHTKITTTTIYLACSNQQMSKAVEMHMLN; this is encoded by the coding sequence ATGGAAAGCCCTACACTCGAGTCTCTTTTGGCTCAGTATGTTCAGTATTGTTTGGTTATTCGTAACTACGCCCAAGAAACTCTTAAAAACTACCGAAACAATTGCGGGTGGTTTTTGCGCGAATCCGGGGCTGTTTACCCCTTAGATCTCAATAAGCATATTTTTGAGCAGTGGTTTTACAAGGGCAGGCTTGAACGGAAGTGGAGTGCAGCAACCTTCCGGCACTATCACAAATATCTCAATACTTTTATGAAGTGGCTGATAAAGGAGGGGCATTTGGATGTGAATCCACTTGTCGATATAGAGAAGCCCCGCATGGAGCAACGTCTTCCGAAGACTCTCACAAAGGACGAAGCTCAAAAAATTCTTGATGCCGCTTACCATATTCCTTATGCCTACCATTTCGAGCGATACCGTAACCGTGCCTTGATTGGAGTGATGTTGCTCGCCGGTCTTCGGCGCGGGGAGGCACTGAATTTAAAACTCAACGATATTTCGTTGTCTGAGCGTACTTTGTTCGTAAATCAAGGGAAGGGAAGCAAGGACCGCATGGTTCCTATCAACGGCAAGCTGGTGACCATTTTAGATGAATATTTGAAGGATCGTAGGCGGCTCAAAAAGAAGAGTCCACATTTATTCACGGCAGTGCAGAAAGATCAGCCGTTGGAGCGTCGGGCAATCGTAAACTTGATTTCCAGATTAAAAGAGGTCACCAAGCTTAAATTTTCTGCTCATACGCTTCGTCATGCCTTTGCTCGTCTGATGCTTGAAGGAGGGTGCGATATCTACACCCTCTCCAAGCTCATGGGTCATACGAAGATCACGACGACCACTATTTATCTCGCATGCTCCAACCAGCAGATGAGTAAGGCTGTGGAGATGCATATGTTGAATTAA
- a CDS encoding helix-turn-helix transcriptional regulator gives MTSLHTKAYGEVIERLKKARINAGLTQVEVARKMKKPQSYVSKVENRQRRLDILEVRELANLYKVKLDDLI, from the coding sequence ATGACCAGCCTCCACACAAAAGCTTACGGAGAAGTGATCGAGCGCCTAAAGAAAGCACGAATAAATGCAGGTTTAACTCAGGTCGAAGTAGCCAGAAAAATGAAAAAACCTCAGTCCTATGTTTCAAAGGTTGAGAACCGACAAAGAAGGCTCGACATTCTTGAAGTTCGGGAACTTGCGAATCTATACAAAGTGAAGTTAGACGACTTGATCTAA
- a CDS encoding PIN domain-containing protein translates to MAFVFVDTSSFLSYLLDPLFNQNIDLFVRNLGRKNVNKDNLLRVFFAPLVERFEKLRISVYKRALNLLLPEVIVSEIYRKVGDKLLDFSREVGKILDSGTQVKKGEYFQTKKAILALIEKQGDNCKKYLEEIFIHPTVFALDWTEQADKNARKRVANKVPPFSTNPKKQRADRINDCIAFESILECLHDIFVERKEGEKKDCKVFVVTQDSDYGCNGELYPEIQRDLRQYAVDLEYRTGFNELLDFLTKTDANPCEDHNFCRTCRIHEKPYLAVFSPDKFQCSACGKIFMEHKDNLLYGTGLVCPFCGYLTLYSKLKIV, encoded by the coding sequence ATGGCTTTCGTTTTCGTAGATACTAGTTCCTTTTTGAGTTATTTGCTTGACCCTCTATTTAATCAAAATATTGATCTGTTTGTCAGAAACCTAGGAAGAAAGAATGTTAACAAAGATAACCTTTTAAGGGTTTTTTTTGCTCCATTGGTGGAACGATTTGAAAAACTAAGAATAAGTGTTTATAAAAGAGCTTTGAATTTATTGCTACCAGAAGTAATTGTGTCTGAAATTTATAGAAAGGTTGGGGATAAGTTGTTAGATTTCAGTCGGGAAGTCGGGAAGATATTGGATTCAGGAACTCAAGTTAAGAAGGGGGAATATTTTCAAACAAAGAAGGCAATTTTAGCGCTTATTGAAAAGCAGGGTGATAATTGCAAGAAATATCTTGAAGAAATTTTTATACATCCGACGGTTTTTGCTCTAGATTGGACGGAGCAAGCTGATAAAAATGCTAGAAAAAGAGTTGCAAATAAGGTCCCCCCGTTTAGTACAAATCCAAAAAAACAAAGGGCTGATCGTATCAACGATTGCATCGCTTTTGAGTCAATTTTGGAATGCTTGCATGATATCTTTGTGGAGCGAAAAGAAGGAGAGAAAAAAGACTGTAAAGTATTTGTAGTGACACAGGATTCAGATTATGGCTGTAATGGGGAATTGTATCCAGAAATTCAAAGAGATTTGAGGCAATACGCAGTAGATTTGGAATATCGAACCGGATTTAATGAATTGCTTGATTTTTTAACTAAAACAGATGCTAACCCTTGTGAAGATCATAACTTTTGTAGAACTTGTAGGATTCATGAAAAACCATATTTAGCTGTTTTTTCACCAGATAAATTCCAATGTTCTGCCTGCGGTAAAATATTTATGGAACATAAAGATAATCTTTTGTATGGGACTGGTTTAGTTTGTCCCTTTTGTGGTTACCTAACTCTATATAGCAAATTGAAGATTGTGTAA
- a CDS encoding sodium:solute symporter has product MPLITIFIVSSIFIAIFIGLRAGKEIKNKRENFYVAGRKWSWGIVGFALMAQAIDGNATLGSTGLGFDFGFWAAAAMPLGLALSLFLLGKFFAPKLNQMKLMTLADFFKIKYNRKIEIIASLFMLLCFGVLLAGNIAAIAILLMNFIPFHYETLVILTCLAILLYCLRGGIISDLYSDLWQLSLLTVGIVGTFIFILWKFDFTTFFGSSVFTESTDLSQLSTLANGGLINWATIVALGFGNLLAIDFNSRIFAAQSSRAAQKGCYWGGFLTLLIGLPFAFLAPILHFLNVVPSEGMPVLLTFTTTLLPPVIAGFLLAGIIAAALSTIDGAMLSMGNILTQNLLRIQDDLEDQENEESEKTFLYLSRLSLAPIACIAMIFAILLPSPGVLLTVAFDIMFSSLLAPFVFAFYLKKPNITAALYSISTGFLIRFLFWIFTPTSFGVENSILYIPNSFLSANWDGMGTILSPLIALIVYALIYSFSKNSKSSKLILDS; this is encoded by the coding sequence ATGCCGCTCATTACCATTTTCATCGTCTCGTCTATTTTCATCGCAATCTTCATTGGACTTCGTGCCGGGAAAGAGATCAAAAATAAACGAGAAAATTTTTATGTGGCAGGGAGAAAATGGTCCTGGGGAATCGTGGGATTTGCGTTGATGGCTCAAGCCATTGATGGAAATGCAACGCTCGGCAGTACGGGACTTGGGTTTGATTTTGGGTTTTGGGCCGCCGCGGCCATGCCCCTCGGATTGGCACTTTCCCTTTTTTTGTTGGGCAAATTTTTTGCCCCCAAATTAAATCAGATGAAACTCATGACTTTGGCTGATTTTTTCAAAATAAAATACAACCGTAAAATTGAAATCATTGCCTCTTTATTCATGCTTTTATGTTTTGGAGTTTTGTTAGCAGGCAACATCGCTGCCATCGCCATTTTGCTCATGAATTTCATCCCATTCCACTACGAAACCCTGGTGATTTTAACCTGTTTGGCGATTTTGCTTTATTGTCTTCGCGGAGGCATTATTTCCGATCTTTATTCCGACCTATGGCAACTTTCCTTGCTGACCGTCGGCATAGTGGGAACTTTCATTTTTATCCTTTGGAAATTTGATTTCACAACCTTTTTTGGATCTAGTGTCTTTACGGAAAGTACTGACTTAAGCCAATTGTCTACGCTTGCCAACGGAGGGTTAATCAACTGGGCAACAATCGTCGCCCTAGGCTTTGGAAACCTGTTGGCCATTGATTTCAACTCCCGCATTTTTGCCGCTCAATCCTCCCGAGCCGCCCAAAAAGGATGTTATTGGGGTGGATTTTTAACCCTTTTGATCGGGCTTCCCTTTGCATTCTTGGCACCAATACTTCATTTTTTAAATGTAGTTCCCTCGGAAGGAATGCCGGTCCTTCTCACCTTTACTACAACCCTCTTACCTCCCGTTATCGCGGGATTTTTACTTGCCGGAATCATCGCAGCCGCCCTTTCCACCATTGATGGCGCCATGTTGAGTATGGGAAATATTCTCACTCAAAATCTTTTGCGCATCCAAGACGACCTCGAAGATCAAGAAAACGAAGAATCCGAAAAAACGTTTTTATATTTATCTCGCCTTTCCTTAGCTCCCATTGCCTGTATTGCCATGATTTTCGCTATTTTACTTCCCTCTCCCGGAGTGTTATTGACCGTAGCTTTTGATATTATGTTTTCCAGTCTACTTGCTCCTTTTGTCTTTGCTTTTTATCTCAAAAAGCCAAACATTACGGCAGCTCTTTATTCCATTTCCACAGGATTTTTAATCCGTTTTTTATTCTGGATTTTCACTCCCACTTCTTTTGGGGTGGAAAACAGCATTCTCTATATCCCCAACTCCTTTTTATCCGCCAATTGGGATGGAATGGGAACCATCCTCTCTCCACTCATCGCGTTGATCGTTTACGCCCTTATTTATTCTTTCTCTAAAAACTCAAAATCCTCCAAACTCATTCTTGATTCTTAA
- a CDS encoding P-loop NTPase fold protein, whose product MKKMATNIKWFLGTWLLTGFIFEFAQSTTYEKIKVAHQSLTSDFKITIFLCAILISCLIGWKFLGFSRKILETNRFDVIFSIFFGLLVSACLNKKIIEQSDLLIGHLLFLNLILLPATILSWAETFKKKKKIESNFYSDNPEEELDLLDTKAEAENFALTVVDNLSTKNFVFAIDAPWGLGKTTFLKYCKKYWAEKNKDSVIVLNFEALRFKNSKEMFNCFISEVLSGIQRDHYLPEVTGGLKRYARTISDFGVRLWGISFNKSRIDSWEDRLDELKKDLKFCPKKIIVIIDDLDRLYFKEIKIIFDIVKKSFDLPNVNYILCYDTEVLTAVSSKSEHRKFIEYSEKIINIKKTLIIKRNKVRDYFLEEALKIFPTSEGKILEAIDVIFSPNEFYYYKNFVGDLRKVKRVLNLMKLQIRENQKFNAIDINFLDLLNLIFIYTNYPKTFRAIYDSETDGGNGIFALRYNFLGKDSEKEKYKNTKEYTTYLENLPDPNEKFLLQKVFDEKRVEKIDITRKQFSTWACFNGASLGEGRNLEEYLKVIQGGLLDVGTQFSFYENLVDELIKGETTIEKISDRLKKIESQKNFEKHISLLFRHIAKNIDRIPYEKTNELIEFILSHLKEFTPYGESGWDDGLSRNLILDLIFILNKKGEKDTKEIADQIFRDQGIVERISKDNGIVGFYKLLNFRLYCCIDREGGFDNIYKALIDHQNPSEKTEMNGNIIDLLKKEMRELSQKCYSIFKEKFSKKNLFEEVKNAKIETIVKYEKPLNPIDEQVIRNSFIAFIIYQISNIEIHTGIGCGYYNLKGKTDRQKIKKDFNEYLFNTCFDTKINLTNVFYFLDFIMMFSSVKTENEQRQEGKLDEIKFGIQKLEKTLEKNQLKKYWIANHEFIKKTCNERKADRTVYEYGKTMYYKENLKLVFEMLDTLLPRKKK is encoded by the coding sequence ATGAAAAAAATGGCAACAAACATAAAATGGTTTCTAGGAACTTGGCTCCTAACAGGGTTTATTTTTGAATTTGCCCAGAGTACCACCTATGAAAAAATTAAAGTAGCCCACCAATCCCTTACATCAGATTTTAAGATCACTATTTTTCTTTGTGCAATATTAATTTCATGTCTAATAGGCTGGAAATTTCTTGGATTTTCGCGAAAAATTCTTGAAACTAACAGATTCGACGTAATCTTTTCCATTTTTTTCGGATTACTGGTATCAGCCTGTTTAAACAAAAAAATAATTGAGCAAAGCGATCTCCTAATTGGACACTTACTGTTTTTGAATTTAATCCTACTGCCGGCTACAATTTTAAGTTGGGCGGAAACATTTAAAAAGAAAAAAAAGATAGAATCAAACTTCTATAGCGATAATCCCGAAGAAGAGCTCGATTTACTTGATACAAAAGCAGAAGCAGAAAATTTTGCCCTGACAGTAGTCGATAATCTCTCAACAAAAAATTTCGTATTCGCGATTGATGCACCTTGGGGACTAGGAAAAACAACTTTCCTGAAATATTGCAAAAAATATTGGGCAGAAAAAAACAAAGATAGCGTTATTGTGCTTAATTTTGAAGCACTCCGCTTTAAAAACTCAAAAGAAATGTTTAACTGTTTCATCTCTGAGGTATTAAGCGGGATACAACGGGACCATTATTTGCCTGAAGTTACAGGCGGGTTAAAACGCTACGCAAGAACAATTAGTGATTTTGGAGTCAGGCTCTGGGGGATTTCTTTCAATAAATCCAGGATAGATTCTTGGGAAGACAGACTTGATGAACTAAAAAAAGATTTGAAATTCTGCCCAAAAAAAATAATCGTCATAATAGATGACTTAGACAGATTGTACTTCAAGGAAATAAAAATAATATTCGATATTGTCAAAAAAAGCTTCGACCTGCCAAATGTGAACTATATCCTTTGTTACGATACCGAGGTATTAACAGCGGTAAGCAGTAAATCAGAGCATCGAAAATTTATTGAATACTCAGAAAAAATAATAAACATTAAAAAAACCCTCATAATAAAAAGAAATAAAGTACGTGATTACTTCTTAGAAGAAGCACTAAAAATATTTCCAACGTCTGAAGGGAAAATTCTCGAAGCTATTGATGTCATTTTTTCACCTAATGAATTCTACTACTATAAAAATTTTGTGGGCGATCTTCGGAAAGTAAAAAGGGTATTGAACTTAATGAAGTTACAGATCAGGGAAAACCAAAAATTTAATGCGATAGATATAAACTTTCTAGATTTACTAAACCTTATTTTTATATATACGAATTATCCAAAAACTTTTAGGGCTATTTATGATAGTGAAACTGATGGGGGAAATGGCATATTTGCACTTAGATACAACTTCTTAGGTAAAGATAGCGAAAAGGAAAAATACAAAAACACTAAAGAATATACCACCTATCTTGAAAATCTTCCTGATCCTAACGAAAAATTTCTACTTCAAAAAGTATTCGACGAAAAAAGGGTAGAAAAAATAGATATCACACGAAAACAATTTTCAACTTGGGCATGTTTTAACGGAGCTTCATTAGGAGAGGGTAGAAACCTAGAAGAATACCTAAAAGTGATCCAAGGTGGACTGCTAGATGTAGGTACCCAATTTTCCTTTTATGAAAACCTGGTCGATGAATTGATTAAAGGAGAAACTACTATCGAAAAAATTTCTGATAGGCTTAAAAAAATTGAGTCTCAAAAAAACTTTGAGAAACATATCAGCTTGCTCTTTCGACATATTGCAAAAAACATAGACCGCATTCCTTATGAAAAGACAAATGAACTCATCGAATTTATCCTAAGCCACCTCAAGGAATTTACCCCCTACGGAGAAAGCGGCTGGGATGACGGACTAAGTAGAAACTTAATCTTAGATTTGATATTTATTCTTAATAAGAAAGGGGAAAAAGATACTAAAGAAATAGCTGACCAAATTTTTCGGGACCAAGGAATAGTAGAAAGAATAAGTAAAGACAATGGGATAGTAGGGTTTTATAAACTACTTAACTTTAGGCTATATTGCTGTATTGATCGCGAGGGCGGTTTTGACAATATTTATAAAGCCTTAATCGATCATCAAAACCCATCCGAAAAAACAGAAATGAACGGTAATATCATCGATCTTCTTAAAAAAGAAATGCGAGAATTATCTCAAAAATGTTATTCAATTTTCAAAGAAAAATTCTCCAAAAAAAATCTATTTGAAGAGGTAAAAAATGCTAAAATTGAAACTATCGTAAAATATGAAAAACCGCTAAATCCAATCGACGAACAGGTTATCCGGAACTCCTTTATAGCTTTCATTATTTATCAAATATCAAATATTGAAATACACACGGGTATAGGGTGTGGATATTACAACCTGAAAGGAAAGACTGACCGCCAAAAAATTAAAAAGGATTTTAATGAATATCTATTTAATACCTGTTTTGACACGAAAATTAATTTAACCAATGTTTTTTATTTTCTTGATTTTATTATGATGTTCTCTTCGGTAAAAACCGAAAATGAACAAAGGCAAGAGGGAAAATTAGATGAAATTAAATTTGGAATTCAAAAGCTAGAAAAAACTTTAGAAAAAAATCAACTCAAAAAATATTGGATTGCCAACCATGAATTTATCAAAAAAACATGCAACGAAAGAAAAGCTGACCGCACTGTGTACGAATACGGAAAAACTATGTACTACAAAGAAAATTTAAAGCTGGTTTTCGAAATGCTGGATACCCTGCTTCCCCGCAAGAAGAAATAA
- a CDS encoding site-specific integrase gives MDNVTVPSNLFHFPFSEEEWGKITSRIKEGETPLLSHWEDFVNRYIRLGRSLSTVSNIRETITYLLRSTNIASIEGTNDARFVADELFKLMQERGFSRVTFNSYLKNLNTYFIWMHKNNFITENNVRKVERCSEQINEQLVLNETQIKEIFDLVLKRRQTRLQRLRNLCFVSLLAFTGARPSEIANIKMSEIKKDSNGLYRLRVQGAKQNNRARYYQLDSWVRDSVLNYMEYKNKLRPDEPYLLISSSKKKPWGKKGIVYFMKKISNELGYRVNCYGFRRYVATRLYLANTSIDKIADYLGHVDTDTTKRYIESTCANTIAASQILKQL, from the coding sequence ATGGACAATGTTACAGTTCCATCAAACTTATTTCACTTTCCTTTTTCTGAGGAGGAATGGGGTAAAATTACTTCTCGGATCAAGGAGGGTGAGACTCCCCTATTGTCCCACTGGGAAGACTTCGTCAACAGGTACATCCGTCTCGGCAGAAGTTTAAGCACGGTCAGCAATATTAGAGAGACTATTACTTATCTCCTGAGGAGCACAAATATTGCTAGCATCGAAGGGACGAACGATGCGCGATTTGTAGCCGATGAACTTTTTAAATTGATGCAAGAAAGGGGGTTTAGTAGGGTCACTTTCAACTCTTATTTAAAGAATCTAAATACGTATTTTATTTGGATGCATAAAAATAATTTCATCACAGAAAACAACGTTAGAAAAGTTGAAAGATGCAGTGAGCAAATAAATGAACAACTAGTTTTAAACGAGACTCAAATCAAGGAAATCTTTGATCTCGTACTAAAGAGACGACAAACACGATTACAACGGCTTAGAAACCTTTGCTTTGTATCACTTCTTGCGTTCACAGGAGCACGTCCAAGCGAGATCGCAAATATAAAAATGTCTGAAATTAAAAAAGACAGCAATGGACTTTATAGACTTCGGGTTCAAGGGGCGAAACAAAACAACCGTGCTCGGTATTATCAGCTGGATTCCTGGGTTCGAGATTCCGTTCTCAACTACATGGAGTACAAAAATAAACTTCGCCCCGATGAACCGTATCTGCTAATTTCCAGTTCAAAGAAAAAACCATGGGGCAAAAAAGGTATTGTCTATTTTATGAAAAAAATAAGCAATGAACTAGGATACCGGGTAAATTGTTACGGATTTAGGCGTTACGTGGCAACTCGCCTCTACCTTGCGAACACATCCATAGATAAAATTGCTGATTATTTAGGTCACGTTGATACAGATACAACCAAAAGATATATCGAATCAACATGCGCCAACACCATTGCGGCAAGCCAAATCCTTAAACAACTTTAA